A region from the Melioribacter roseus P3M-2 genome encodes:
- a CDS encoding ANTAR domain-containing protein, with the protein MKPILILIANKFFLTNYAISCILQDLEGMKVTGAQEEKLKDEIRSQKPDMIIVETDMLKQDSVRLMKEIKEEFPRLKIMALVDSEDLFNLKRLLDLGLTAICPSPSLKKNCKERH; encoded by the coding sequence ATGAAACCGATTCTGATATTAATTGCAAACAAATTTTTTCTGACAAATTACGCTATAAGCTGTATTCTGCAGGATTTGGAAGGCATGAAAGTGACGGGAGCGCAGGAAGAAAAATTAAAGGACGAAATACGTTCCCAAAAGCCCGATATGATTATTGTGGAAACGGATATGTTAAAACAGGACAGCGTGCGGTTGATGAAAGAGATCAAGGAGGAATTTCCGCGTCTGAAAATCATGGCGTTAGTCGACTCGGAAGACCTGTTCAATCTGAAGCGTCTGCTCGACCTTGGGCTGACGGCTATCTGTCCAAGTCCGTCACTAAAGAAGAATTGCAAAGAGCGGCATTAA
- a CDS encoding response regulator transcription factor encodes MQRAALKVYNDQKYYSQDISRKIFDPEFNRTLSEKLSEREYEILRHIAEGLNNKEIGRLLFISEFTVLTHRRNIMRKLNVKNTPQLIVESIKRGLISIGDN; translated from the coding sequence TTGCAAAGAGCGGCATTAAAAGTATACAACGACCAAAAGTACTACAGCCAGGATATTAGCCGAAAAATATTTGATCCCGAATTTAATAGGACGCTTTCGGAAAAGCTGAGTGAACGCGAGTACGAAATATTGCGCCACATAGCGGAAGGATTAAATAATAAAGAAATAGGAAGACTGCTTTTTATCAGCGAGTTTACCGTTCTTACTCATCGCAGGAATATTATGCGCAAGCTTAATGTAAAAAACACGCCGCAACTTATTGTCGAAAGCATCAAGAGGGGATTAATCAGCATAGGAGATAATTAA